Proteins found in one Orcinus orca chromosome 11, mOrcOrc1.1, whole genome shotgun sequence genomic segment:
- the NAP1L1 gene encoding nucleosome assembly protein 1-like 1, protein MADIDNKEQSELDQDLDDVEEVEEEETGEETKIKARQLTVQMMQNPQILAALQERLDGLVETPTGYIESLPRVVKRRVNALKNLQVKCAQIEAKFYEEVHDLERKYAVLYQPLFDKRFEIINAIYEPTEEECEWKPDEEDEISEELKEKAKIEDEKKDEEKEDPKGIPEFWLTVFKNVDLLSDMVQEHDEPILKHLKDIKVKFSDAGQPMSFVLEFHFEPNEYFTNEVLTKTYRMRSEPDDSDPFSFDGPEIMGCTGCQIDWKKGKNVTLKTIKKKQKHKGRGTVRTVTKTVSNDSFFNFFAPPEGK, encoded by the exons ATGGCAGACATCGACAA CAAAGAACAGTCTGAACTTGATCAAGATTTGGATGATGTTGAAgaagtagaagaagaagaaactggtgaagaaacaaaaatcaaag cgcGTCAGCTGACTGTTCAGATGATGCAAAATCCTCAGATTCTTGCAGCCCTTCAAGAAAGACTTGATGGTCTGGTAGAAACACCAACAGGATACATTGAAAG CTTGCCTAGGGTAGTTAAAAGACGCGTGAATGCTCTCAAAAACCTTCAAGTTAAATGTGCACAGATAGAAGCCAAGTTCTATGAGGAAGTTCATGATCTTGAAAGAAAGTATGCTGTTCTCTATCAACCTCTATTTGATAAG cGATTTGAGATCATTAATGCCATTTATGAACCTACAGAAGAAGAATGTGAATGGAAACCAGATGAGGAAGATGAAATTTCG GAGGAGCTAAAAGAAAAGGCCAAGAttgaagatgagaaaaaggatgaagaaaaagaagaccccaaaggAATTCCTGAAttttggttgacagtttttaAGAATGTTGACTTGCTCAGTGATATGGTTCAG gaaCATGATGAACCTATTCTGAAGCACTTGAAAGATATTAAAGTGAAGTTCTCAGATGCTGGTCAGCCTAtg agttttgtcTTAGAATTTCACTTTGAACCCAATGAATATTTCACAAATGAAGTATTGACAAAGACATATAGGATGAGGTCAGAACCAGATGATTCTGATCCTTTTTCTTTTGATGGACCAGAAATTATGGGTTGTACAGG GTGCCAGATAGattggaaaaaagggaagaatgtCACTTTGAAAACCATTAAGAAGAAGCAGAAACACAAGGGACGTGGGACAGTTCGTACTGTGACCAAAACAGTTTCTAATgactctttctttaatttttttgcccCTCCTGAAGGTAAATAG
- the PHLDA1 gene encoding pleckstrin homology-like domain family A member 1: MRRAPAAECLSELGFPPRRGRQEPPFPLGVTRGWGGWPIQKRREGARPEPFSERSQEDGRGPAARSSRTLWRIRTRLPCCSDPEEPPQPPPPLCFLRVSLFCALRAGGRGSRWGEDGARLLLPPRARAAGRGEAEPSGGPPYAGRMLESSGCKALKEGVLEKRSDGLLQLWKKKCCILTEEGLLLIPPKQLQHQQQQPGQGPVEPSQPGGPAVGSLEPPVKLKELHFSNMKTVDCVERKGKYMYFTVVMAEGKEIDFRCPQDQGWNAEITLQMVQYKNRQAILAVKSTRQKQQHLVQQQPPQPQLQPQSHPQAPPQPQPQPKPQPQPQPQPKPQPQPQPQPLHPYPHPHLRSHPHPHPHPLPLSQPHGHRLLRSTSNSA, encoded by the coding sequence ATGAGGCGTGCGCCGGCGGCGGAGTGCCTTTCGGAGCTGGGCTTTCCCCCGCGGCGCGGGCGCCAGGAGCCGCCTTTTCCGCTGGGTGTcactcgggggtgggggggatggccCATTCAAAAGCGCCGCGAGGGGGCCCGGCCAGAGCCCTTCAGTGAGCGCTCGCAAGAGGACGGCAGAGGCCCGGCGGCTCGCAGCTCCCGGACCTTGTGGCGCATCAGGACGCGGCTGCCCTGCTGCTCGGACCCCGAGGaaccgccgcagccgccgccgccgctctgCTTCCTGCGCGTTAGCCTCTTCTGCGCGCTCCGGGCGGGCGGCCGCGGGAGCCGTTGGGGCGAGGACGGCGCGCGGCTGCTGCTGCCCCCCCGGGCCCGGGCGGCTGGAAGAGGAGAGGCCGAGCCGAGCGGCGGCCCCCCCTATGCCGGGAGGATGTTGGAGAGCAGCGGCTGCAAGGCGCTGAAGGAGGGTGTGTTGGAGAAGCGCAGCGACGGGTTGCTGCAGCTCTGGAAGAAAAAGTGCTGTATCCTCACTGAGGAGGGGCTGCTGCTCATCCCGCCCAAACAGCTGcaacaccagcagcagcagcccgGGCAGGGGCCGGTCGAGCCATCCCAACCCGGAGGCCCCGCTGTGGGCAGCCTCGAGCCGCCCGTCAAGCTGAAGGAATTGCACTTTTCCAACATGAAGACCGTGGACTGCGTGGAGCGCAAAGGCAAGTATATGTACTTCACTGTGGTGATGGCCGAGGGCAAGGAAATCGACTTTCGGTGCCCgcaggaccagggctggaacgCGGAGATCACGCTTCAGATGGTGCAGTACAAGAATCGTCAGGCCATCCTGGCGGTCAAGTCCACgcggcagaagcagcagcaccTGGTCCAGCAGCAGCCGCCGCAGCCGCAGCTTCAGCCCCAGTCCCACCCCCAAGCCCCGCCGCAGCCCCAGCCCCAACCCAAGCCCCAGCCGCAGCCGCAGCCCCAACCCAAGCCCcagccgcagccgcagccgcagccgcTCCATCCGTATCCGCATCCGCACTTGCGTTCGCACCCACATCCGCACCCGCACCCACTACCGCTCTCGCAGCCGCACGGCCACCGGCTTCTCCGTAGCACCTCGAACTCTGCCTGA